CACACCCACGCCGTGCAGACCGCCGGAGACGGCGTAACCGCCGCCGCCGAACTTGCCGCCCGCGTGCAGCACGGTCAGCACGACCTCGACGGCCGGCTTGCCCTCGGAGGGCACGATGCCCACCGGGATGCCACGGCCGTTGTCGACGACCCGGACGCCGCCGTCGGCGAGGATCGTGACATCGATCGTGTCCGCGTACCCGGCCAGCGCCTCGTCGACCGAGTTGTCGACGACCTCGTACACCAGGTGGTGCAGACCGCGCTCGCCCGTGGAACCGATGTACATGCCGGGCCGCTTGCGGACCGCGTCCAGCCCTTCGAGCACGGTGATGGCGCTGGCGTCGTAGGAGGCAGAGGCTGCTGCCTCGCTGTTCACGGGGGCCTCGGTGGGCTCGCCGTTCACGCCGGCGTCGGTGGACGGGATGTTCTCGTTGGGGTTGCCGGAATCGGCCACGAAGCGCCCTTTCTGGCACAGCACGAGCCGGGCTCGTCGGCAGGTTGCCGGAGCGGCTGCGGCATGTTGCGGTGGTAAGCCTTGATCAGCGTTGCTCAGCTTTTCCCGGGCGGTCCCCACATTGGGGCGGGATTGTCTTCCAGTCTACCGGTAGGTCTGACATCGATGGGGGTTTGCCGGTACCTGAGTCCCCATGTGCCGCCCTGAACCGACCTCGACCGGGTCCCGATATGCGGATGGGGGCTCCAAGGGGCTCACAGCGGCACTCAGCGCTTCGAGGCGTCAACCCTTGGCTACTGGGGGGTCAGATGGCGGTCCGCCGGTGCCTCGGCGGCTGTCCACACCTGTGTACGGCGCCGCGACGGCAGCGCGGTCACCGGCTTCGACGTGAGGTACGTCACCCGTACGTATCGCCGGGCCCGGAGCTCCCCGGAGCCCGCAGCGGGCCGTGGCGGCGGGCCGGTCCGCCCGGATTGAGCACCTTGATCATCCGCACGGTGCCGTGCCCGAGATCCTCGTTCAGGCGGGCGACCAGCGCGGGCGCGAGGTGGCGCAGCTGGGTCGCCCAGGCCGTCGAGTCGCAGCTCACGGTCAGCACGCGCTCGTCCTCGTCGTACCGCTGCGGCACACAGTGCTTGGCCAGGTCCTCGCCGACGATCTGCGGCCAGCGGCCCATCACCCCGCCCACCGCCGCCGGGGTCTCCCAGCCGCGCTCGGTCAGCAGCCGGTTGATCGCGGCGCCCAGCGCCATCGGGTCGCGGCCGTCGGCGCGCGCGCCGGAGCGCAGCCCGCCGCCGCGCCGGGCCTGCTTCTTCTGCCGCGCCGCGTCCCCACGCGCGCGTGCCTGCTCCTTCGCCGCGCGCAACGCCACGCGCGCGAGGTCGACGCCGGAGGGTTCGTTGTCGCTCTGCTTCCGATTCCCCGGATTCTGGGGGGTGGGTTCGCCGGTGCTCATACGCGCTCCACCGTCCCGCCGGACACGGTGTACCGCGCCCCGGTCAGGACATGCGGTACGTCGTCGTCCACGGCGGCCGTGACCAGCACCTGCTCGCCGGGCGCGACCAGCTCGGCCAGCCGCTCACGGCGGCGCGTGTCCAGCTCCGCGAAGACGTCGTCCAGGACCAGCACCGGCTCATTGCCCTCGGCCCGCAGCAGGTCGTAGGAGGCCAGCCGCAGAGCGAGGGCATAGGACCAGGACTCGCCGTGCGAGGCGTACCCCTTGGCGGGCAGCTGACCGAGTTTGAGAATCACATCGTCCCGATGAGGGCCTACGAGGGTGACACCGCGCTCGATCTCCTGCTTGCGCGCCTCCGCCAGGGCCGCCATCAGCTGGGCGTAGAGATCTTCGCGCGCGTGCGCCTCACCGGGCGCGGACGGCTTGTACTCCAGCGCCAGCGGCCCACCGCCGGGGGCCAGTTGCTCGTACGCCTTGTCGGCCAGCGGCTGCAGCGCGGCTATCAGATCCAGCCGCTGGGCGAGCAACTCGGCGCCCGCCCGCGCGAGATGCTGGTCCCACACGTCGAGCGTGGACAGATCCATCGACCGCCCCCCGTGCCGGCGCGCGAGAGCGGCCGTCTTGAGGAGCGTGTTGCGCTGCTTGAGGACGCGCTCGTAGTCGGAGCGCACCCCGGCCATGCGCGGCGACCGGGCCGTGATCAGCTCGTCGAGGAACCGCCGCCGTTCGCCCGGATCCCCTTTGACGAGGGCGAGGTCTTCGGGCGCGAACAGCACGGTCCGTACGATCCCCAGTATGTCCCTCGGCCTGACCTGCGAGGACCTGTTGATGCGGGCACGGTTGGCCTTTCCGGGATTCAGCTCCAGCTCGACCAGCTGCTGCCTCTCGCCCTGCCGGACCTGCGCCCGGATGACGGCCCGCTCGGCGCCCATGCGGACGAGCGGGGCGTCGGAGGCGACCCGGTGACTGCCCAGGGTCGCCAGATACCCGATCGCCTCCACCAGATTGGTCTTGCCCTGCCCGTTGGGGCCGACGAAGGCGGTGACGCCCGGGTCGAGCGGAACCTCGGCCCGGGCGTACGAGCGGAAGTCGGCCAGCGAAAGATGCGTGACGTGCATGGTCGTTTCGCCGGCCTTCCTCAGAGTGCTGATGGGCTGTGGATCCACAGGTCGGCGGACCTGTGGATCTGTGGACTGTGGATCTGTGGATTACTTCTTCTCTACGGCGTGCCCGCCGAACTGGTTGCGCAGCGCGGCGATCATCTTCATCTGCGGCGAGTCCTCCTGGCGGGAGGCGAACCGCGCGAACAGCGACGCGGTGATCGCCGGCAGCGGCACCGCGTGGTCGATCGCGGCCTCCACAGTCCAGCGTCCCTCACCGGAGTCCTGTGCATAACCGCGCAGCCCGTCCAGGTGCTCGTCCTCGTCCAGGGCGTTGACGGCCAGGTCGAGCAGCCAGGACCGGATGACGGTGCCCTCCTGCCAGGACCGGAAGACCTCACGGACGTCCGTGACGGAGTCGGCCTTCTCCAGCAGCTCCCAGCCTTCGGCGTAGGCCTGCATCATCGCGTACTCGATGCCGTTGTGGACCATCTTCGCGAAATGGCCCGCGCCGACCTTGCCGGCGTGCACCGAGCCGAAGTCGCCCTCCGGCTTCAGCGCGTCGAAGACGGGCTGCACCTTGGCGACGTTCTCGGCGTCACCGCCGTACATCAGGGCGTAGCCGTTCTCCAGCCCCCAGACGCCGCCGGACACTCCGCAGTCGACGAAACCTATGCCCTTGGCCGCCAGCTCCTCGGCGTGCTTCTCGTCGTCCGTCCAGCGGGAGTTGCCGCCGTCCACGACCACGTCCCCGGGCTCCAGCAGCTCGGCGAGCTGGTCGATGGTCGACTGGGTGGGCTCGCCGGCCGGAACCATCACCCAGACCACGCGCGGACCGCCGCTGAGCTTGCCCACAAGCTCCTCCAGGCTGTGGACATCCGCGAGGTCCGCGTTGCGGTCGTATCCGATGACGGTGTGGCCCGCGCGGCGGATCCGCTCGCGCATGTTGCCGCCCATCTTGCCGAGGCCGACGAGACCGAGCTCCATCAGTTGTGTTCCTTAGGTCGCTGTGTGGCGTGAGAGGCACCTGTGTGCCGAGCCGAGCCTAATCGCGACCCCTTGTGCACAGCTGTGGGCATACGCGCTCACCTGCGGTTTTCCGGAGGGAGCCACAGTACCGTCGGCCTCCTGGTGCCGCTGCGGCCCCACCTCCCCCAGCCACAGCACCGGGCACCCACACCGGGCACCCGGCACTGTCAACAGCTGTGGACAACCGGTCAGCCGCTGAGGCGCACCGGCATGATCAGGTACTTGTACGCGTCGTCGGCCTCGGCATCCACCGCCGGCTTCCCGCTGAGCAGCGCCGGCTTCGTGGACGTGGTGAACGACAGCTGAGCCACCGGGGAGTCGATCGCGCTCAGACCGTCCAGCAGGAACGTCGGGTTGAAGGCGATGGAGATGTCGTCGCCGTCCAGCTGGGCGTCGACCCTTTCCACAGCCTGTGCATCGTCGCTGGACCCGGCCTCGAGGATGAGCACGCCCTGCTCGAAGCTCAGCCGCACCGGGGTGTTCCGCTCGGCCACCAGCGCCACACGCTTGACGGCCTCCACGAAGGGCGCGGTCTCGATCACGGCGACGGAGTTGAACTCGGTCGGGAACAGCGTGCGGTACTTCGGCAGGTCGCCCTCGAGCAGCCGCGTGGTCGTACGACGCCCGGCGCCCTCGAAGCCGATCAGCCCCTCGCCCGCGCCGGACCCGGACAGCGCCAGCGTCACGCTGTCACCCGCACCGAGCGACTTGGCGGTGTCCAGGAGCGTCTTGGCCGGGACCAGGGCGACCGCGGAGGCGTCCGGGTTCTCCGGCTTCCACAGGAACTCGCGGACGGCGAAGCGGTAGCGGTCGGTGGAGGCCAGGGTGACCGTGTCGCCCTCGATCTCGATCCGCACACCGGTGAGGACGGGCAGCGTGTCGTCACGGCCGGCGGCGATGGCCACCTGGGACACGGCGGCCGCGAAGACCTCGCCGGGGACGGTGCCGGTGGCGTTCGGCATCTGCGGCAGCGCCGGGTACTCCTCCACAGGCAGGGTGTGCAGGGTGAACCGGGAGGACCCGCAGACCACGGTCGCCCGTACACCGTCTGTGGAAATCTCCACCGGCCGGTTGGGGAGAGCGCGGGAGATGTCGGCGAGCAGGCGGCCGGAGACGAGGACGGTGCCCTCCTCCTCGACCTCGGCTTCCACGGACACGCGCGCGGAGACCTCGTAGTCGAAGCTCGACAGGCTCAGCTGGCCGTCCTCGGCCTTGAGGAGAAGGCCGGCGAGGACAGGCGCCGGCGGACGGGCCGGGAGGCTGCGTGCCGCCCACGCCACTGCCTCCGCGAGTACGTCGCGTTCCACCCGGATCTTCACCGTAAGCCGCCTCCTGCTGTTGCTACTGAGTCCTCCGACTCGGTGTCACCGCCCACTGCGAAGGGAAGGACACCGGGGACCAGTCTGACGCACCGCACTGACAGTAGGTGCCCGTCGGGGTCAAGTCGCTCCGGGAGGCAGCCGGGCACGAGACGGCGAGTTGTGCACAGCCCCCGCTTCAAAGCGATTTCCGAGCTCTCTCTAGTTGGGAGTAGTAGTAGGGCCTGTGGATACCGTGGATAACCACGTTTGCCCAGCTCAGAGCCAAGATTTTGTCCACTGGGCCTGTGGGTGACGCCGGTGGACAACCGGGGGTATCTGTGGAGAACGGAAAGTTCTGCACACCTCGCCCACAGCCTGAGGGCAGTTCTCCCCAGCTGCGTCCCCAGCTTTACCCACGTTTCCCACACCCCAACCCGGCACCTTCGTGTGACGGCTTTCACTCGACGCGGTGATCGGGTGCGTCGCGTTGCCGAACAGTGGACAGCCATGTGGAGAAGCCGGAGATCACTGGGGACAACCGGCTCCCGCCTGTGGGCCGCCGGTGGAAAACCTCGTACACACCCTGTGGATCTTCGCTGCGTCCACAGCCTGTGGAGATCCTTCGTCCACGATTCCACAGGCACCTGAACTGGGCGAACGCGGGATGAACAGGCTCCCTGTGGACGCCGTTCGGGACAACTCCACAGTCCCCAGCATGTGGACGGAAGAAACCCAGCGAATCTGTGGAGAGTGGCCGTAACCAGGCAGGTAATCGAACACCGGGCGGCGCCCGGGCAACACTCCACCCACTGGGCACCGGCATGGCGGAGAGCGGCCATGCCAAAGGGCGCCCCCGGGACACGTATCCCGAAGGCGCCCTCAGCGTCGGCGTACGGCCGGCGTCAGCCGCACCTCACCCGTTCTTGATCCGGTTCGTCAGCTCGGTCACCTGGTTGTAGATCGACCGCCGCTCGGCCATCAGCGCCCGGATCTTGCGATCGGCGTGCATGACGGTCGTGTGATCGCGCCCGCCGAACTGTGCCCCGATCTTCGGCAGCGACAGATCGGTCAGCTCCCGGCACAGATACATGGCGATCTGCCGCGCGGTGACCAGCGCGCGCCCGCGCGAGGTGCCGCACAGGTCCTCCACCGTCAGCCCGAAGTAGTCGGCGGTGGCCGCCATGATGGCCGTGGCCGTGATCTCGGGCGCGCTGTCCTCGCCGCCGGGGATCAGGTCCTTCAGGACGATCTCGGTCAGGCCCAGGTCCACCGGCTGCCGGTTCAGCGAGGCGAACGCCGTCACCCGGATCAGCGCGCCCTCCAGCTCACGGATGTTCCGCGAGATCCGGGAGGCGATGAACTCCAGCACCTCCGGCGGGGCGTTGAGCTGCTCCTGCACCGCCTTCTTGCGCAGGATCGCGATACGCGTCTCCAGCTCGGGCGGCTGGACGTCGGTGATCAGGCCCCACTCGAAACGGTTGCGCAGCCGGTCCTCCAGCGTGACCAGCTGCTTGGGCGGCCGGTCGGAGGACAGCACGATCTGCTTGTTGGCGTTGTGGAGCGTGTTGAAGGTGTGGAAGAACTCCTCCTGCGTCGACTCCTTGTCCGCGAGGAACTGGATGTCGTCGACGAGCAGGATGTCCATCTCCCGGTAGCGCTTG
Above is a genomic segment from Streptomyces fodineus containing:
- a CDS encoding DUF721 domain-containing protein — its product is MSTGEPTPQNPGNRKQSDNEPSGVDLARVALRAAKEQARARGDAARQKKQARRGGGLRSGARADGRDPMALGAAINRLLTERGWETPAAVGGVMGRWPQIVGEDLAKHCVPQRYDEDERVLTVSCDSTAWATQLRHLAPALVARLNEDLGHGTVRMIKVLNPGGPARRHGPLRAPGSSGPGDTYG
- the dnaN gene encoding DNA polymerase III subunit beta; translated protein: MKIRVERDVLAEAVAWAARSLPARPPAPVLAGLLLKAEDGQLSLSSFDYEVSARVSVEAEVEEEGTVLVSGRLLADISRALPNRPVEISTDGVRATVVCGSSRFTLHTLPVEEYPALPQMPNATGTVPGEVFAAAVSQVAIAAGRDDTLPVLTGVRIEIEGDTVTLASTDRYRFAVREFLWKPENPDASAVALVPAKTLLDTAKSLGAGDSVTLALSGSGAGEGLIGFEGAGRRTTTRLLEGDLPKYRTLFPTEFNSVAVIETAPFVEAVKRVALVAERNTPVRLSFEQGVLILEAGSSDDAQAVERVDAQLDGDDISIAFNPTFLLDGLSAIDSPVAQLSFTTSTKPALLSGKPAVDAEADDAYKYLIMPVRLSG
- the gnd gene encoding phosphogluconate dehydrogenase (NAD(+)-dependent, decarboxylating) is translated as MELGLVGLGKMGGNMRERIRRAGHTVIGYDRNADLADVHSLEELVGKLSGGPRVVWVMVPAGEPTQSTIDQLAELLEPGDVVVDGGNSRWTDDEKHAEELAAKGIGFVDCGVSGGVWGLENGYALMYGGDAENVAKVQPVFDALKPEGDFGSVHAGKVGAGHFAKMVHNGIEYAMMQAYAEGWELLEKADSVTDVREVFRSWQEGTVIRSWLLDLAVNALDEDEHLDGLRGYAQDSGEGRWTVEAAIDHAVPLPAITASLFARFASRQEDSPQMKMIAALRNQFGGHAVEKK
- the recF gene encoding DNA replication/repair protein RecF (All proteins in this family for which functions are known are DNA-binding proteins that assist the filamentation of RecA onto DNA for the initiation of recombination or recombinational repair.), producing the protein MHVTHLSLADFRSYARAEVPLDPGVTAFVGPNGQGKTNLVEAIGYLATLGSHRVASDAPLVRMGAERAVIRAQVRQGERQQLVELELNPGKANRARINRSSQVRPRDILGIVRTVLFAPEDLALVKGDPGERRRFLDELITARSPRMAGVRSDYERVLKQRNTLLKTAALARRHGGRSMDLSTLDVWDQHLARAGAELLAQRLDLIAALQPLADKAYEQLAPGGGPLALEYKPSAPGEAHAREDLYAQLMAALAEARKQEIERGVTLVGPHRDDVILKLGQLPAKGYASHGESWSYALALRLASYDLLRAEGNEPVLVLDDVFAELDTRRRERLAELVAPGEQVLVTAAVDDDVPHVLTGARYTVSGGTVERV